A single region of the Paludibacter jiangxiensis genome encodes:
- the dnaE gene encoding DNA polymerase III subunit alpha, with amino-acid sequence MNKFVHLHVHSHYSILDGMSKVNDLIDKAVATGMNALALTDHGSMFGIKELCDYANKKNGKVKDEIKQLKAQIGELKAGGGSESEIAGLQTKLKEAESHLFKPILGCETYVARRTRFDKSIKEDGSGHHLILLAKNKKGYQNLCKLISAAWIDGYYYRPRIDKDILDKYKEGLIVTTACLGGEIPSKILSGDIEGAEQAIMWFKERFGEDFYLELQRHKAEVPQADFNVYEKQQIVNAKLLELAEKTNTKVIAANDVHFVNQEHAEGHDRLICLSTGKDFSDPNRMRYTKQEWLKTPEEMAALFADVPQALANTLEIADKVERYSIDSDALMPMFPIPESFGSDQTYRERFSEEDLRTEFGDRFDKLGGYDKVVRIKFESDYLRELTFIGAKERYGDPLPAEALERIEFELDVMKTMGFPGYFLIVQDFIQAARNMGVSVGPGRGSAAGSAVAYCLKITDIDPIKYDLLFERFLNPDRISMPDIDIDFDDDGRGEVLRWVTEKYGKEKVAHIITYGTMATKSSIKDVARVQNLPLQEAIQLTKLIPDRLPDVDDKPVKVNMKTCLKYVPELKAALNSNDRTLSDTLKYAEMLEGTIRQTGVHACGVIIGSDDLTKFVPLSTAKEKGSDEDVLVTQYEGSVIENVGLIKMDFLGLKTLSIIKEALKNIKQSRGIDLDIDKIPIDDKKTYELYSIGRTTGTFQFESAGMQKYLRELRPTQFEDLIAMNALYRPGPMEYIPDFIDRKHGRKPIVYDIPIMERYLKDTYGITVYQEQVMLLSRLLADFTRGESDTLRKAMGKKLKDKMAHLKVKFVEGCKKNGYAEEVVLKIWGDWEKFASYAFNKSHATCYSWIAYQTAYLKANYPAEFMAANLTRNKDDITEISKFMDECKAMGIPVLGPDVNESRLTFVSNSKGEIRFGLGGIKGVGEGAVEAIVSEREKNGPYQSVFDFMERVNLNACNRKTVESLILAGAFDTFSDVKREQYFASNGKDEPALDSLMRYGNKVQNDKATITNSLFGGFEEVEIAKPVMPPAEEWSTLERLNKERDYVGIYLSAHPLDEFELELKYGCNTHMIDFKDIEELKGREVVAGGIVTGFRQGTTKTGRPFGSLMIEDYSGSYEFMLFGNDYIEYNKYMIKDLFVCLRGNVKERGSDWKFKKERSPDEPIVWEFKISKIEELHNVKGTLIKSLNIGIDLNQLTDELISDLKALAFEQSVTGRTSLFFNVKDEVNNVNIKMFARSKSINVSRPLIHYLEEQKLGEILEFEVNK; translated from the coding sequence ATGAACAAATTCGTGCATTTGCATGTTCACTCGCATTATTCCATTCTTGACGGAATGTCGAAAGTGAATGACCTGATTGATAAAGCGGTGGCTACCGGCATGAACGCTCTTGCCCTGACAGACCATGGCTCTATGTTCGGTATTAAGGAACTCTGCGACTACGCGAATAAAAAGAATGGTAAGGTTAAAGATGAAATAAAGCAACTGAAGGCGCAGATTGGAGAACTCAAAGCAGGAGGAGGCTCTGAATCTGAAATTGCCGGGTTGCAGACGAAGCTCAAGGAAGCTGAATCTCACCTTTTCAAACCGATTCTTGGGTGTGAAACGTATGTCGCACGTCGTACCCGTTTCGATAAATCGATAAAAGAAGATGGTAGCGGGCATCACCTTATCCTGTTGGCCAAAAATAAAAAGGGCTATCAAAATCTCTGTAAGCTGATTTCTGCTGCTTGGATTGACGGGTATTATTACCGTCCGCGTATTGACAAAGATATTTTGGATAAATACAAAGAAGGTTTGATCGTTACAACAGCTTGTCTGGGGGGCGAGATTCCGAGTAAAATCTTGTCCGGCGATATAGAAGGTGCAGAGCAGGCGATCATGTGGTTTAAGGAGCGTTTTGGCGAAGATTTCTACCTTGAATTACAACGTCATAAAGCAGAAGTGCCTCAGGCTGATTTCAACGTGTACGAAAAGCAGCAGATCGTGAACGCGAAGTTGCTCGAACTGGCAGAAAAGACCAATACGAAAGTGATTGCGGCCAATGATGTTCACTTTGTAAATCAGGAACATGCGGAAGGCCATGATCGCTTGATCTGTTTGAGTACGGGTAAGGATTTTAGCGATCCGAACCGAATGCGTTACACCAAGCAAGAGTGGTTGAAAACGCCAGAGGAAATGGCGGCGCTTTTTGCGGATGTGCCTCAGGCTCTTGCTAATACTCTCGAAATTGCTGATAAGGTAGAACGATACAGTATCGACTCGGACGCGTTGATGCCGATGTTCCCGATTCCGGAGAGTTTTGGATCTGACCAGACATACAGAGAACGTTTCTCAGAGGAAGACCTGCGGACAGAGTTCGGTGACCGGTTTGATAAGCTGGGTGGATACGACAAAGTTGTCCGTATCAAGTTTGAATCCGATTATTTGAGGGAACTGACTTTTATTGGGGCAAAGGAACGTTATGGGGATCCGCTACCTGCGGAAGCCCTCGAACGCATCGAATTTGAGCTGGACGTGATGAAGACAATGGGTTTTCCCGGCTACTTCCTTATTGTGCAGGATTTCATCCAGGCTGCCAGAAATATGGGTGTTTCTGTTGGTCCCGGTCGTGGTTCTGCGGCTGGTTCTGCAGTTGCCTACTGCCTCAAAATTACCGATATCGACCCTATTAAATACGACCTTCTGTTTGAGCGTTTCCTTAACCCCGACCGTATATCAATGCCTGATATCGATATTGACTTCGATGATGACGGGCGTGGTGAAGTATTGCGTTGGGTAACGGAGAAATACGGTAAAGAGAAGGTGGCACACATTATTACCTATGGTACAATGGCCACCAAGTCGAGTATCAAAGACGTTGCCCGGGTGCAGAATCTTCCGCTTCAGGAGGCAATTCAACTTACCAAGCTGATACCTGATCGTTTGCCGGATGTGGACGATAAGCCGGTGAAGGTGAACATGAAGACCTGCCTGAAATATGTTCCGGAACTGAAAGCGGCTCTCAACTCGAACGACAGGACGCTGTCCGATACCCTGAAATATGCCGAAATGCTTGAAGGAACCATCCGCCAGACGGGTGTTCACGCTTGTGGTGTTATTATTGGTTCCGACGACCTGACAAAGTTTGTGCCTCTTAGTACCGCCAAGGAAAAAGGAAGCGACGAGGATGTTCTGGTAACGCAGTACGAAGGTTCTGTTATTGAGAATGTGGGTCTTATAAAGATGGACTTTCTTGGATTGAAGACTCTTTCTATCATTAAGGAAGCGTTGAAGAATATCAAACAGTCACGGGGCATAGATCTTGATATTGACAAAATTCCTATTGACGATAAGAAGACGTACGAACTTTACAGTATCGGTCGCACTACCGGAACATTCCAGTTTGAATCGGCCGGTATGCAGAAATACCTTCGCGAGCTGCGTCCTACTCAGTTTGAGGACTTGATCGCGATGAATGCCCTTTATCGTCCGGGGCCAATGGAGTACATCCCTGATTTTATCGATCGTAAGCACGGCCGAAAACCTATTGTGTACGATATTCCTATTATGGAACGGTACCTGAAAGACACTTATGGGATTACAGTCTATCAGGAACAGGTGATGTTACTCTCGCGTTTGTTGGCCGACTTTACACGAGGCGAGAGTGATACATTGCGTAAGGCCATGGGAAAGAAGCTGAAAGACAAAATGGCTCACCTGAAGGTGAAATTTGTTGAAGGCTGTAAGAAAAACGGTTATGCGGAAGAGGTGGTACTGAAAATATGGGGCGATTGGGAAAAGTTCGCGTCTTATGCTTTCAACAAATCGCATGCTACCTGCTATTCCTGGATTGCTTACCAGACGGCATACCTCAAGGCGAACTATCCGGCAGAATTTATGGCTGCCAACTTAACCCGAAATAAGGACGACATCACTGAAATCTCCAAGTTTATGGATGAGTGTAAGGCGATGGGAATTCCGGTTCTTGGACCTGATGTGAACGAAAGCCGCCTGACATTTGTCTCCAACAGTAAGGGTGAAATTCGTTTTGGTTTAGGTGGTATTAAAGGTGTGGGCGAAGGGGCCGTTGAAGCTATTGTAAGTGAACGGGAGAAAAATGGTCCGTACCAGAGCGTGTTCGATTTTATGGAACGCGTGAATCTCAACGCCTGTAACCGAAAAACAGTTGAAAGTCTTATTCTTGCAGGTGCTTTTGATACTTTTAGCGATGTGAAACGCGAACAATACTTTGCCTCGAATGGCAAAGACGAACCGGCACTTGATTCGTTGATGCGCTATGGCAACAAAGTGCAAAACGATAAAGCAACCATCACCAATTCTCTTTTCGGAGGATTTGAGGAGGTAGAAATTGCCAAACCGGTAATGCCTCCTGCAGAAGAATGGTCTACACTTGAACGTCTCAATAAGGAGCGGGATTATGTCGGTATTTACCTTTCGGCTCACCCGCTGGATGAGTTTGAGTTGGAGCTGAAATATGGATGTAATACCCACATGATTGACTTCAAAGATATTGAAGAGTTGAAGGGTAGGGAAGTGGTTGCCGGTGGAATTGTTACAGGGTTCCGGCAGGGGACGACCAAAACCGGACGGCCTTTCGGTTCGCTCATGATTGAGGATTACTCCGGATCGTATGAATTTATGCTTTTCGGCAACGATTACATAGAGTATAACAAATATATGATCAAGGACTTGTTCGTTTGTCTTCGCGGAAACGTAAAAGAACGCGGCTCGGACTGGAAATTCAAGAAGGAGCGTAGTCCGGACGAACCGATCGTGTGGGAATTCAAAATATCTAAAATTGAAGAGCTGCACAACGTGAAGGGAACGCTGATTAAATCGCTGAACATCGGGATAGATCTGAATCAGCTGACCGACGAATTGATCAGTGACCTGAAGGCTTTGGCTTTTGAACAGTCTGTAACCGGACGAACCTCTCTTTTCTTTAATGTGAAAGATGAGGTAAACAATGTGAATATTAAGATGTTTGCCCGAAGTAAATCAATTAACGTATCCAGACCATTAATACATTATCTGGAAGAGCAAAAGTTGGGAGAAATACTTGAATTCGAGGTGAATAAATAA
- a CDS encoding Rossmann-like and DUF2520 domain-containing protein, with translation MKVVCIGAGNVATHLSQALYKAGFVITQIVSRTEENAKALALSVDADWTTNPDNIEDADIYIYSVSDSALGEMIHRNPRKNGLHVHTAGSMSLSLFEGYKERGGVLYPLQTFSKGKAVNFKDIPLFIEASNADDLNVLRELASGISNKVYEASSAQRQQLHLAAVFACNFTNHLFAIAESILHEADIPFEVLRPLIQETIDKTATLSPREGQTGPAVRKDFNVMNKHLDKLTDHPEWQEIYRLLSQDIINNHRG, from the coding sequence ATGAAAGTGGTTTGTATTGGAGCCGGGAATGTGGCTACTCACTTATCCCAAGCGCTTTATAAAGCAGGATTCGTCATAACCCAGATCGTTAGTCGCACAGAAGAAAATGCCAAAGCACTGGCTCTGTCTGTCGATGCCGACTGGACAACCAATCCTGACAATATTGAAGACGCTGATATCTATATCTATTCTGTCAGCGACTCCGCATTGGGTGAGATGATACACCGGAATCCCAGAAAGAACGGGTTGCATGTACACACAGCCGGAAGCATGTCGCTGTCTCTGTTTGAAGGATATAAAGAACGGGGTGGAGTTTTGTATCCGTTGCAAACTTTTTCAAAAGGGAAAGCAGTTAATTTCAAGGATATTCCTCTTTTTATAGAGGCATCCAATGCTGACGACCTGAATGTTCTCAGAGAACTGGCGTCTGGTATCAGCAATAAAGTATACGAAGCGAGCTCAGCACAGCGGCAACAGCTACATCTGGCGGCCGTATTTGCCTGCAACTTCACCAACCATCTGTTTGCCATCGCCGAATCCATTTTGCACGAAGCAGATATTCCATTTGAAGTGCTTCGCCCCCTGATTCAGGAAACCATTGACAAAACAGCAACGCTTTCACCTCGCGAAGGTCAGACCGGACCTGCCGTCAGGAAAGATTTCAACGTAATGAACAAACACCTTGACAAGTTAACAGATCATCCGGAATGGCAAGAGATATATCGATTACTGTCTCAGGATATTATTAATAACCACCGAGGTTAA
- a CDS encoding LiaI-LiaF-like domain-containing protein has translation MKKDNRLSWGITLIFFGILFLLDHLHFIPDSAAQYIFEFRNYPIYAGIIFLLTNKNLTIGIVLLVIGLFLRLSDIIQMTRNFSEYVWPLLLIVAGAVLLFGSKKGKR, from the coding sequence ATGAAAAAAGACAACCGACTTTCCTGGGGGATCACCCTTATCTTCTTCGGCATCCTTTTCCTGCTGGATCACCTGCATTTCATTCCTGACAGTGCTGCTCAGTACATTTTTGAATTCCGGAATTACCCTATTTATGCCGGCATCATCTTCCTGCTGACCAATAAAAACCTGACCATTGGGATTGTTTTGCTGGTTATCGGGCTTTTCCTTCGCCTTTCCGATATCATTCAGATGACCCGTAATTTCTCCGAATACGTTTGGCCTTTGCTTTTGATTGTTGCCGGGGCAGTTCTACTGTTTGGTTCAAAAAAAGGGAAACGCTAA
- a CDS encoding acyl-CoA thioesterase, translated as MPAQPYIYELKMKVRDYECDLQGIVNNANYQHYFEHTRHEFLLTKGVSFSELHEQGIDAVVVRLEMAFKSSLRPTEEFVSKLYLKKEGLRYVFYQAIYRLADNRLCITAKVDNAVLINGRLGHCEALDKIVEECEKSIPQ; from the coding sequence ATGCCTGCACAACCATACATTTATGAGCTTAAAATGAAGGTGCGCGACTACGAATGCGACCTTCAGGGTATTGTAAACAATGCCAATTATCAACACTATTTCGAGCACACACGTCACGAATTTTTGCTGACCAAAGGTGTTAGTTTCTCCGAATTGCACGAACAGGGAATAGACGCTGTGGTAGTTCGTCTGGAAATGGCGTTCAAATCGTCCTTACGGCCAACCGAAGAGTTTGTCTCCAAACTCTACCTAAAAAAAGAAGGGTTGCGTTACGTTTTTTATCAGGCCATTTATCGCCTTGCCGACAACAGACTGTGCATTACGGCCAAAGTGGATAATGCTGTATTAATCAACGGAAGGCTTGGACATTGCGAAGCTCTTGATAAAATAGTAGAAGAGTGCGAAAAGAGCATTCCGCAATAA
- a CDS encoding GNAT family N-acetyltransferase → MIDIIPPVDTNLLLSELTADKLLRPTNKANNHIYVITAHDSPNVMREIGRLRELSFRASGGGTGLEIDVDEFDTMDEPYKQLIVWNEEEREIMGGYRFLHGRDMKFDSEGQPVAVTSHMFHFSPKFINEYLPRTIDLGRAFVPPAYQSSHKGAKSLFALDNLWDGLGALATDEHTDYLIGKVTIYPDFNAEARDMILYFMYRYFNDDESLVTLKEQDFRPSEEKMKHYDAFFNEKTFKDNYRKLNLEVRTLGVNIPALINAYIGLSPTMKTFGTGINQEFANIFDTGIMITVADIFEEKRRRHIEPYLKYKAHFFGSPF, encoded by the coding sequence ATGATTGATATTATACCTCCCGTAGATACAAATTTACTTTTAAGCGAGCTGACGGCAGACAAACTCTTACGTCCCACGAATAAGGCAAATAATCATATTTATGTCATTACGGCTCACGATTCACCCAACGTGATGAGGGAGATAGGCCGACTGCGCGAACTCTCGTTTCGGGCTTCCGGAGGTGGTACCGGTCTGGAAATCGACGTGGACGAGTTTGATACGATGGACGAGCCATATAAGCAACTGATTGTATGGAACGAGGAGGAAAGAGAAATCATGGGTGGCTACCGTTTCCTTCACGGACGCGACATGAAATTTGACTCCGAAGGCCAGCCGGTGGCGGTTACTTCTCACATGTTTCATTTTTCTCCGAAATTCATTAACGAATATCTTCCCAGAACTATTGATCTTGGACGCGCTTTTGTGCCTCCGGCTTATCAATCTTCGCATAAAGGAGCTAAAAGTCTTTTTGCTCTCGACAATCTTTGGGATGGTCTGGGAGCATTGGCTACCGATGAGCATACTGACTATCTTATCGGTAAAGTGACTATTTATCCCGATTTCAACGCGGAAGCACGTGATATGATCCTTTATTTCATGTATCGTTATTTCAATGATGATGAATCGCTGGTAACGTTAAAGGAGCAGGATTTTCGTCCATCAGAAGAAAAGATGAAACACTACGATGCCTTCTTTAACGAAAAGACGTTTAAGGATAACTACCGCAAACTCAATCTCGAAGTCCGCACGCTTGGGGTTAATATTCCGGCGCTTATCAATGCTTATATCGGGCTGTCACCTACAATGAAAACGTTCGGTACCGGTATCAATCAGGAGTTCGCCAATATTTTTGATACAGGGATCATGATTACGGTTGCTGATATTTTCGAAGAAAAACGTCGCCGTCACATAGAACCCTACCTCAAATATAAAGCGCACTTTTTTGGCAGTCCGTTTTAA
- a CDS encoding cation:proton antiporter, which translates to MYRITLIPLMHPASPFILPLASPTLIFAVVLLVILFSPLLLNRLRVPPLVGLVLAGIALGPFGFNVLSNDDSFHLFGNVGLLYVVFMSGVSIEINDLRKNRIKGGVFGFYSFVVAMTLGLLSGMYLLHFSFATSVLLASMYATHTLVAYPVVSRFCLGARRPVKIATVSSIITVTASLVILTLVSDQFSLLRSNTSWLLESAKMILFAVIVLWLYPKIAHSFFKRFEDSVLQYIFVLALVFFGAFFAQVAGLESVLGAFMVGISLNRLIPKISPLMNRLEFVGSALFVPFFLISLGMIINFRVLGSGFDAILVALVMVLVPVCSKWIVAFLTQKTFSMNRYERQMIFGLSNGQAGITLVTVMIGYAITLPDGSHLLPDSVMTGAVIMILVSGTISMLVTENAARQMLSAGRIADDSVPEEKRRERIMFTVANPHTLDHLVEFSIAIKNPRSKEDLYALRVVNDNDEAHKEQGDRLLLQAAKVASVADQWVERISRYDVNVASGILYSAKEYAITDVVIGLHQKLKSRDTLFGLMTEMLLKGVSCSLFIYKPVFHLKQTSRLIVFLPGKAELEVGFGRCFAHVSNIARKLHVEIMVYSTPETRAIVMHHKQMHHGVSLEFFLYHSVDELHPLSGNITDTDMCVFFAARPNAISYDETFDKLVENSVLSDTAHNVLVVYPEQYEKPDNTDERFSTLHQPHYKFERLHRSERWIFVQIQRVWYRLVKIIFRR; encoded by the coding sequence TTGTACAGAATTACTCTTATACCATTGATGCATCCCGCTTCTCCTTTCATATTGCCACTGGCAAGTCCGACCTTGATTTTTGCGGTCGTTTTGCTGGTTATTCTGTTCTCTCCATTGTTGCTCAACAGGTTGAGGGTTCCTCCACTGGTGGGCTTGGTACTGGCAGGAATAGCTCTTGGCCCGTTCGGTTTTAACGTACTTTCGAATGATGACAGCTTCCATCTTTTTGGTAATGTTGGATTGCTTTATGTTGTGTTCATGTCGGGCGTCTCGATTGAAATCAACGATTTGCGCAAGAACAGGATTAAAGGCGGCGTGTTTGGTTTTTATTCGTTTGTTGTGGCAATGACGCTGGGGCTTTTGTCCGGCATGTATCTTCTTCATTTTAGTTTTGCAACTTCTGTGTTGCTGGCCAGCATGTATGCGACTCATACCCTGGTGGCTTATCCCGTGGTGAGCCGTTTTTGTCTGGGTGCCCGCCGTCCGGTTAAAATTGCTACAGTCAGTAGCATTATCACGGTTACCGCGTCGCTGGTTATTCTTACTCTCGTATCCGATCAGTTTTCGTTGCTGAGATCCAATACTTCATGGTTGCTGGAAAGTGCCAAGATGATTTTGTTCGCTGTTATCGTCTTGTGGCTTTATCCCAAAATAGCGCATTCGTTTTTTAAACGATTTGAAGATAGTGTGTTGCAATATATTTTTGTGTTGGCACTGGTCTTTTTTGGAGCTTTCTTTGCGCAGGTAGCAGGCCTGGAAAGTGTTTTGGGAGCTTTCATGGTAGGTATATCGCTTAATCGCTTAATTCCAAAGATATCGCCACTTATGAATCGGCTGGAATTTGTGGGAAGCGCTCTGTTTGTTCCCTTTTTCCTTATCTCCTTGGGTATGATAATCAATTTTCGGGTGCTGGGTTCCGGTTTTGATGCAATTCTGGTGGCTTTGGTCATGGTTTTGGTTCCCGTTTGCTCCAAATGGATTGTTGCCTTTCTGACGCAGAAAACATTCTCGATGAACAGATACGAGCGACAGATGATTTTCGGGCTGAGTAACGGTCAGGCGGGTATCACGCTGGTTACCGTCATGATTGGCTATGCAATTACTTTGCCCGACGGATCACATTTGCTTCCGGACAGCGTGATGACAGGCGCGGTCATTATGATTTTGGTGTCGGGCACTATAAGCATGCTTGTGACAGAGAATGCTGCAAGGCAAATGTTGTCGGCCGGACGTATTGCGGATGATTCGGTGCCGGAAGAGAAAAGACGTGAACGCATAATGTTTACTGTTGCTAATCCTCATACGCTGGATCACCTCGTCGAATTTTCCATCGCCATTAAAAACCCGAGGTCGAAAGAAGATTTGTATGCTCTCCGGGTAGTGAACGACAACGACGAGGCTCATAAAGAACAAGGAGATCGCTTGTTGTTGCAGGCTGCTAAGGTGGCGTCGGTTGCCGATCAGTGGGTGGAACGAATTTCCCGCTATGATGTGAATGTGGCAAGTGGCATTCTCTATTCAGCTAAAGAATATGCAATTACAGATGTGGTGATTGGTTTGCACCAGAAACTCAAATCACGCGATACGCTTTTCGGATTGATGACGGAAATGTTGTTGAAAGGAGTAAGCTGTTCACTGTTTATTTACAAGCCGGTCTTCCATCTGAAACAGACATCCCGATTGATTGTGTTCTTGCCGGGAAAAGCCGAACTGGAGGTAGGGTTCGGGCGGTGTTTTGCCCATGTGAGCAATATTGCAAGAAAGCTGCATGTGGAAATTATGGTTTATTCAACACCTGAAACACGTGCTATTGTGATGCATCACAAACAAATGCATCATGGCGTTTCTCTTGAGTTTTTTCTGTATCATTCCGTGGATGAACTGCATCCGCTGTCGGGAAATATAACAGATACCGATATGTGCGTCTTTTTTGCTGCTCGTCCTAATGCCATCTCGTATGACGAAACTTTCGATAAGCTGGTGGAAAATTCTGTTTTGTCGGATACTGCGCACAATGTTTTGGTGGTTTATCCTGAACAATATGAGAAACCCGATAATACCGACGAACGTTTCAGTACTCTCCATCAGCCACATTATAAATTCGAACGTCTGCACAGATCTGAAAGATGGATTTTTGTTCAAATTCAGAGAGTGTGGTACCGCCTGGTGAAAATCATCTTCCGCAGATAA
- the rsmH gene encoding 16S rRNA (cytosine(1402)-N(4))-methyltransferase RsmH — protein sequence MSEYHVPALLNETIDGLNIRPDGVYVDVTFGGGGHSKEILSHLGKNGKLLGFDQDEAAYNNRLDDERFIFVRSNFRYISNFLKYHGIEKVDGVLADLGVSSHHFDSADRGFSFRFDGNLDMRMNKKSTLSAEQIINSYPEEKLANLFYNYGELNNSRKLASAIVKARSQNKITTINELLEILQPFFRFEREKKDLAKAFQAIRIEVNNEMGTLKELLTQIPDLLNPGGRLAVITYHSLEDRLVKNFIRSGNMEGKIEKDFYGNVQTPLKAINNKPIIPTDEEVTTNPRARSAKLRVAEKVSERK from the coding sequence ATGAGTGAATATCACGTACCTGCCCTTTTAAACGAAACCATCGACGGATTAAACATCCGCCCGGACGGGGTGTATGTTGACGTCACCTTCGGAGGTGGAGGACATTCAAAAGAAATTCTCAGCCATCTGGGCAAAAATGGCAAACTGTTGGGCTTTGATCAGGATGAAGCCGCCTATAACAACCGGCTGGACGACGAACGCTTTATCTTTGTCCGCAGCAATTTTCGCTACATCAGCAACTTCCTCAAATATCACGGCATCGAAAAGGTAGACGGTGTTTTAGCCGATCTGGGTGTGTCGTCGCATCACTTCGACAGTGCCGATCGTGGTTTTTCGTTCCGTTTTGACGGCAATCTCGATATGCGGATGAACAAAAAATCCACGCTCAGTGCCGAACAAATAATCAATTCGTATCCGGAAGAAAAGTTGGCCAATCTCTTCTATAATTACGGAGAACTGAACAACTCCCGAAAACTTGCCTCGGCAATTGTCAAAGCACGATCTCAAAATAAAATCACCACGATCAACGAATTGCTGGAAATTCTGCAACCTTTCTTCCGATTTGAACGGGAAAAGAAAGATCTGGCAAAAGCATTCCAGGCCATCCGCATTGAGGTGAATAACGAGATGGGTACCCTGAAAGAATTGCTGACCCAGATTCCGGACTTACTGAATCCCGGAGGCAGATTGGCCGTTATCACCTATCATTCGCTAGAAGACCGCCTGGTAAAAAATTTCATCCGGAGTGGAAACATGGAGGGAAAAATTGAGAAAGATTTCTACGGCAATGTACAAACGCCCCTCAAAGCGATTAACAACAAACCTATTATCCCTACCGACGAAGAAGTAACAACAAACCCGAGAGCACGAAGCGCGAAGTTACGCGTAGCAGAAAAGGTTAGTGAACGAAAATAG
- a CDS encoding division/cell wall cluster transcriptional repressor MraZ, protein MSVFIGNSDAKADAKGRIFIPAHYRKALQEGESSRLVMRKDPYSNSLMLYPETIWNQKLTTLKNGLDEWNPTHQIVLMQYVSEAEWLDMDSQGRVLIPKKYLQLIGAESEVQFVGMLDTFSLWAKGNFEKAKLPADEFTSLLQQIMSKPKNTQEQ, encoded by the coding sequence ATGTCAGTTTTTATTGGAAATAGTGACGCAAAGGCCGATGCAAAGGGCAGAATTTTCATTCCAGCCCATTATCGCAAGGCGCTTCAGGAGGGCGAAAGCAGCCGTCTCGTGATGCGAAAAGATCCTTACAGCAATAGCCTCATGCTTTATCCGGAAACGATATGGAATCAAAAACTCACTACCCTGAAAAACGGACTTGACGAATGGAATCCGACCCATCAGATTGTTCTCATGCAATATGTCTCTGAAGCCGAATGGCTGGACATGGACTCACAAGGCCGGGTACTCATTCCAAAGAAATATCTCCAGCTGATTGGAGCCGAATCTGAAGTTCAGTTTGTCGGAATGCTCGACACGTTTTCGCTGTGGGCAAAAGGCAATTTCGAAAAAGCCAAGCTGCCGGCCGACGAATTCACCAGTCTTTTGCAGCAAATCATGTCTAAGCCCAAAAACACGCAAGAACAATAA
- a CDS encoding FtsL-like putative cell division protein, which yields MDSTEQTTQPKETAKTKQWSFRQWMSGDILTTDFFRGQIFLFLLLCVIAIFYIDNRFACEQQIVKINRLKEQLTNAKYESLTTSSILMQISRQSQVSVEVTNKGIDLQPSSEPAIKIDDNEQ from the coding sequence ATGGACTCGACAGAACAAACCACACAACCGAAAGAAACGGCAAAAACCAAACAATGGAGCTTCCGTCAATGGATGAGCGGAGACATTCTGACCACTGATTTTTTCAGAGGGCAGATTTTTCTCTTTCTTTTGCTTTGTGTTATAGCTATATTTTATATTGACAACCGTTTTGCCTGCGAACAACAAATCGTGAAGATCAACCGGCTAAAAGAGCAGCTCACCAATGCCAAATACGAATCGTTAACCACCTCGTCTATTCTGATGCAAATCAGCAGACAATCGCAGGTTAGCGTCGAAGTGACCAACAAAGGCATTGACCTTCAACCATCTTCAGAACCCGCCATAAAAATAGATGACAATGAACAATGA